The Pseudomonadota bacterium DNA segment AGGAGAACAAAGATGAAACAGTCTCTGGGAGCCAAATCAATTCTGTATCCGAACCCGATACTCTGTGTTGCAACCTATGATAAAGAGGGAAAGGCCAATGTAATGACCGCGGCCTGGGGCGGCATCTGCTGTTCAAGTCCGCCGGCGGTTTCGGTATCACTTCGCAAGGCTACCTACTCTTACGGCAATATCGTAGAGCGCAAGGCCTTTACGATTAATGTTCCTTCAGAAAAATATGTAAAAGAGGTGGATTATTTCGGGATTGCAACCGGTGCCAAAGAAGACAAGTTTGCCAGAACCGGATTGACTCCAGTGCCGAGCGAACTGGTTGACGCCCCCTATATAGATGAATTTCCAATGATTATTGAATGCAAGCTGATCCATACTATTGAGATTGGCTTGCATACGCAATTTATCGGAGAAATTATCGATATCAAGGTTGATCAGGAGGTAATCGGCGAAAAGGGCCTCCCTTCCATTGAAAAGCTGAAGCCATTTCTTTTTGCAGCGCCTGAAAGGGCATATCACGGAATCGGCAAACACCTGGGACAGGCATTTTCCATAGGCAAAGAACTTATGGATTGAGTTCCCATTCAGGCCCTGCGCGGCTCAAAGGTTTTGCTTTCCTGCCGCAGGGAGTATCAATTTCGTTTGTATAAGAGGGAATATGAAAAAGGCATATCAAGGGTTATTCTGGTCCGGGCTGGTTTTTCCGGGGGCAGGGCAGTTAAGACTCGGGCGATTGCTAAGCGGCGCAGCATACATAACCGGTGCCCTGCTGGGCGTGGGGGGCATTATGTACAGCGCGCTGCAGAGAATCCCGTATATCCTGGAGCAACTGGGTCCGGACCTTGGGCAGGGAACCATTGATATCGAAAAAATCGTCAAACTCAGCGCCCAGTCGTCCAGGATCGGCAATTCACCGCTGGAGCGTCTCAGTCTGGCACTGATCGTCGGTTGCTGGGCGGTTTCCCTGGTTCACGCTTATTTTATCGGCAAGAGGCTCGACCTGGAAACGGCGCGGCTTGAAGGCAACGAGACTCCCAAAGCTTGAGGCGGATGCGTATTCCGATAACGACCGGTTAATCGGGACAGGGGGTAATTAAGTATCCGCCTTTCGAAATGCCCGTCAGTCATTGGAGCTTAATGGCTTCATCGGGGTTCAGGAGATAACTCCTTTCGTGTTCGCTCTCCAGTTCAGCGATTTTTTCAATAACCGTTTCTTCGGTGATTCCCAGCGTTTCAGCGAGCTGCGCGGTGTTATAACAGGGGGTGCCGTCCTCGGTGTACCCGGTTGGTTTGAGTTCCGGATAGCAATTTCGGGTCGCATGTCCGGATGCCTCAAGAAGCTTTTCCTTTATATCCTCGGGGCCATGGAGCAGGAGCCAGGTTACCGCTTCCGACCAGAGATCGCTGTCAACAGAAGGATTTTTCAGGACCTCCATGGCCATGTCCTGGTCCCATTCATTTTTAAATTCGCTCATAGCTGCATCTACTCCAAGTATTTATAAATTAATGAAAAAGGGGTTCTAAACTATTTTCAGCGTGGGCGCATAAAACAGCTGAGAATTCTTAAGAGTCATATTAAAAGTTATGGTCAAGAATGCATCCCAATTGTTGCAGAAAAGAGGAGTTGCTGTCAAGGGCGGCAAGAATTGAGTCAGGGGAAACAGGTTTCATTAAAAGCAACAAGGTCGTGTCGGTAGCTTTTTGTGTTTGCTTGAAATATTGCGCATGGTATCGGCGAGATAAAACAGGGATTGGAAGCAACCCGAAGGGGTAAGCGTGAAAAGGGAATTTATTTTTATCACTCTCCTGGCTGCGGCAGGCGCCATATCCGGGTATGCGGTAACAGCCATTTTGATGAGTATTTCCATGCCGACCCATGGACAAGCTCTTCTCAGTGTCACTGAACAGCAGGATTTTGAAAAGATGGCAACCATTGCTCAGTCGCTGCAGGCAACTA contains these protein-coding regions:
- a CDS encoding flavin reductase family protein, whose product is MKQSLGAKSILYPNPILCVATYDKEGKANVMTAAWGGICCSSPPAVSVSLRKATYSYGNIVERKAFTINVPSEKYVKEVDYFGIATGAKEDKFARTGLTPVPSELVDAPYIDEFPMIIECKLIHTIEIGLHTQFIGEIIDIKVDQEVIGEKGLPSIEKLKPFLFAAPERAYHGIGKHLGQAFSIGKELMD